In a single window of the Neoarius graeffei isolate fNeoGra1 chromosome 28, fNeoGra1.pri, whole genome shotgun sequence genome:
- the fdx1b gene encoding ferredoxin 1b, whose protein sequence is MALRVCVRPLIFSNGVRLWGETLGLRNVIRHFSQHHVLLSNSSPGSKVLLHFINQRGTKMSVTATEGESLLDVVINKNLQIDGFGACEGTLACSTCHLIFDESVYERLEPLVDEEMDMLDLAYGLTKTSRLGCQVIVAPWMNGMTVRVPQGVKDQRVTQEAKNKQ, encoded by the exons ATGGCCCTGCGAGTGTGTGTTCGACCGCTGATCTTCTCAAACGGAGTCCGACTCTGGGGAGAAACTTTGGGTTTAAGAAACGTAATCAGACATTTCAGCCAACACCATGTGCTCCTGAGCAACAG ttcTCCAGGCTCTAAGGTGCTGCTACACTTTATTAATCAGAGAGGAACAAAGATGAGTGTGACAGCAACAGAAGGAGAATCTCTGCTCGATGTTGTCATCAACAAAAACCTCCAAATCGAcggttttg gtgcaTGTGAGGGGACGTTAGCTTGCTCCACATGTCACCTGATCTTTGATGAGTCTGTGTACGAGCGCTTGGAGCCGTTGGTGGATGAGGAGATGGACATGCTCGATCTCGCCTATGGACTCACCAAGAC GTCTCGTCTCGGGTGTCAGGTGATCGTGGCGCCCTGGATGAACGGCATGACGGTGCGCGTCCCACAAGGGGTCAAAGATCAACGAGTGACACAGGAGGCGAAGAACAaacaatga